The stretch of DNA ttgtagttcccaaCCATGGGTGAAAACTACATTGGTTCCCCATAtataaggatatatatatatcttttctcTCCTAGGAGCTCTAGGTGTCTTACATGGTTCCCCCACCACtgatttcatccccacaacaaccttgcgaggtaggtcaggctgaaagGTGCAATtagtggcctccacagtcacacacattgagcttcatggccaagtggaggttttaaaccctggcatctcccaggtcctagcccgacactctaaccactacacaacattgCCTCTCAATCAATAGGGGAAGGGGCAAAGCGGGTGCACTCTCGTGGACCAGATGGGAAAGACCCGCATTCTACAGTTGCCTTTGGCAGTTCCACAAGATTTTGCAGCAGCACAAAGATCCCTTTGAGACATTATTTTTCCCTGGGTGACCCTGCATTTGGGCGACACCAATTAAGAATCCTTTTTCTAGAGGGGCCAGCCATTCTCATAAAGGCTCTTTTGTTAGCTCTGCAGGATTATTTGAGCAGCTTGAATTAGAGGGGGGGGACATTCTGGGCAGGTTTCCCCAGGAAGTTGTTCCTGTTTTCTCACTCTGCTCGAATCCTCAAGACGGAAGGTGAGTAGGGGGATAAGGGAATCCCACATTCCCTTAGCTGTAGCCTCCTCCACCTTTAGGGCAATCCTATGcaggcctagaatcatagaattgtagagctggaaaggacccccaagAGTCCTCTAgtctgaccacacacacacacacagcaaggcatgaatcacaactaaagaatctctgacagatgaccacccaacttctgtttaaaaactttaaggagcagaattggaagggacctcatcTAGCCCactcccctgcagtgcaggaatcacagctcagtgcaatcctatgcatgtccactcagaagcaagtcctattgagctcaatgggactttcaTCCAGGTTAGTGTGTGTAGGACAGCACCCACAACCCTAAATATCTAGACATCTGCAGTGGGAGAGGAGCTTTCCATCTCCCTTCACGCTCTGGGCACGTGATGGGGTGGTTGTTTTGGAGGAACTTCTCTCATAGACCCTTTCTGAGCGCAAAAAGAAAACCTGGCTTGCTTtaaagaggcagtggctggcccgaGATCACTCAGCGAGCTTCATGTTGTCAggagtggaggaaggggtgtgtggtaggtacggtccgccccaggtgtcaccactgaggagggtgacaaaatgtcgGGCAGCACTCTCCGCAgggccatgcgtctctcctgagagagacatggtggcttgggcgcatGCAGGCTCCGCGTTGCCCAAACAggctgcccgctgcctcccccccccccagctgtagggcagctgagtgggaggagacaggcagactctggaggccccgcaGTGCACCCTGCCCCAGACGCCTGAGCAACATCCTCCACCTCTGCATGTGGTTGGTTGACAAGGGATTTCAACCCCCCAGTTCCTAGTCTGAtgctctgaccactacaccacaatgtcCTCACTGACAGCAGCGAAAACAGAGGCTTCTTTAGCTTCATGGTTCTGGCATCCAGGATCTCAATCATTTTTCTAGCAATCCTCACACCGGAACGAAAAGGTGGGGCAGGCCAGCCCCATGTGATGCTTAGTGTGGCTTAGTGTGgcttagtggttagagcaggcacccccaaacttcggccctccagatgttttggactacagttcccatcttccctgaccactggtcctcttagctggggatcatgggagttgtaggccaaaacatctggagggccgcagtttggggatgcctgggttagagggacAGACAGGGACCTGAGAGAGATAAGTGTTAGAATTCCCATTTGGCcctaaagctcactgggtgacctttggaggaagctgctgcctctcagcctgacctacctagTTGTTGCGAAGATAAAACAGGGAGAGGGAACAGCATGTATAccacctagagctccttggaggaaaggtggcctataaatgaaatggtggtggtggtggtggtgagagtaCTAGATGACATAGTTTATAGAATTATGCATGAcctggagaaagtgggcagagaaaagctttcctcactctctcataacactgggaCTTGTGAGTATCcaatgaatgttggaaaattcaggacaggtaaTAGGAAGTCCTTCATCcatcacatagttaaactgtggaactccctcccccaggaggcagtgatggccactaacctggatggctttaaaagtggattagacacattcatggaggatgacAGGGCTAGTGatagctactagccaggatggccatgctctgccacCACAATGGGAGGAAACAACAATattgaatgccagctgctggagaccacaggaggagagggggctcttgtgcttggaggTTTCCCACAAAGGGCATCTAGtcgaggaggctggactagacaggccattggtctgatctagcatgatcttcttatgttctaatatcatcatcatcatcatcatcatcatcatcatcaaattgtatttttttctctccctgaTTTCCAGGAGATGGGCAGCTTGATGGTGCCACTTCCTATGGAGGCTTTCAGCACCACACCCAGGGCAGGGAATGCCACTGGTGGTGGCAGCACTAgagtggaggagaaggagaactgCGTCTTCAACGAGGAGTTCAAGTTCATCCTCCTGCCTGTCTCCTATGCCACTGTCTGCGTGGTGGGCCTCTTCCTCAACTCCTGCTCCCTGTGGGCACTCGTCTCCAGGATGCGGCCCTGGAATGCCACCACCACGTACATGTTCCACCTGGCCCTGTCGGACACCCTCTACGTCCTCTCTCTCCCCATGCTGGTCTACTACTATGCCAACCGCAACAACTGGCCCTTCGGGGAGGGGATGTGCAAGGTGGTGCGCTTCCTCTTCTATGCCAACCTCTACAGCAGCATCCTCTTCCTCACCTGCATCAGCATCCACCGCTACGTGGCAGTCTGCCACCCCATCCAGGCCCTCAGGTGGGTCAAAACGAGGCACGCCCACCTGATCTGCGGGGGAGTGTGGGCAGCGGTTGCCACCTGCCTCATCCCCAACCTGGTCTTCGTCACCATCAGTGCTCGGGGAAATGATACCCTCTGCCACGACACCACAAGGCCAGCCGAATTTGGCCACTACGTACACTACAGCTCCTCAGTGATGGCCCTCCTATTTGGCCTTCCGTTCATGGTTGTCCTCATCTGCTACTGCCAGATGGCCCAGAAGCTGCGGAGGCCTCACTCTGGCC from Zootoca vivipara chromosome Z, rZooViv1.1, whole genome shotgun sequence encodes:
- the P2RY4 gene encoding P2Y purinoceptor 4 encodes the protein MGSLMVPLPMEAFSTTPRAGNATGGGSTRVEEKENCVFNEEFKFILLPVSYATVCVVGLFLNSCSLWALVSRMRPWNATTTYMFHLALSDTLYVLSLPMLVYYYANRNNWPFGEGMCKVVRFLFYANLYSSILFLTCISIHRYVAVCHPIQALRWVKTRHAHLICGGVWAAVATCLIPNLVFVTISARGNDTLCHDTTRPAEFGHYVHYSSSVMALLFGLPFMVVLICYCQMAQKLRRPHSGREVPAYKARSVKMIVVVVVVFVICFLPFHITRTAYYTSRLLKADCRTLNAVNVAYKITRPLASANSCIDPILYFLAGDLYRGKLHQSLFKRSRSRHALTLAPISQLVGEI